In one Antennarius striatus isolate MH-2024 chromosome 15, ASM4005453v1, whole genome shotgun sequence genomic region, the following are encoded:
- the bxdc2 gene encoding ribosome biogenesis protein BRX1 homolog, with protein sequence MSAFKRKRGAQTNVDKKAKKGKIVAESRERATEPEPEPDKNEVTVPPPVSLGKWTNKERVLIFSSRGINFRTRHLMQDLRTMMPHSKADTKMDRKDKLFIVNEVCEMKNCNKCLFFEAKKKQDLYMWISNSPHGPSAKFLVQNIHTLAELKMTGNCLKGSRPLLSFDPKFDREPHYVLLKELFTQTFSTPRYHPKSQPFVDHVFTFTIADNRIWFRNYQIIEEDASLVEIGPRFVLNLIKVFQGSFGGPTLYENPSFQSPNMHRRQIRLAAAARVREKQMVKEMQKTKRTEAKEDLNRDVTADVFMTPAEEKSVHIETEAPPPKITKKNKHKPFKRQRMARR encoded by the exons ATGTCGGCGTTCAAGAGAAAACGTGGAGCGCAGACAAATGTCgataaaaaagcaaagaaaggtAAAATAGTGGCCGAAAGCAGAGAAAGAGCGACAGAACCGGAACCAGAACCCGACAAGAATGAAGTCACGGTTCCGCCGCCGGTGTCGTTG GGCAAATGGACCAACAAGGAGCGGGTTCTCATCTTCTCCTCCAGAGGCATCAACTTCAGGACGAGGCATCTGATGCAGGACCTGAGGACCATGATGCCGCATTCCAAAGCAG ATACCAAAATGGACAGAAAGGACAAGTTATTCATCGTTAATGag gtttgtgaaatgaaaaactGCAACAAATGCCTCTTTTTCGAGGCCAAGAAGAAGCAGGATCTTTACATGTG GATTTCAAACAGCCCTCATGGACCCTCTGCCAAGTTCCTGGTTCAGAACA TTCACACGCTGGCTGAACTCAAGATGACAGGAAACTGCCTCAAAGGATCCAGACCTCTGCTGTCATTTGATCCT aaaTTCGACAGGGAGCCCCACTACGTTTTACTGAAGGAGCTCTTCACACAG ACATTTTCCACACCGCGCTACCACCCGAAGAGCCAGCCGTTCGTGGACCACGTTTTCACATTCACCATCGCAGACAACAGGATCTGGTTCAGAAACTACCAG ATCATCGAGGAAGACGCCTCCCTGGTGGAGATCGGCCCCCGTTTTGTTCTCAACCTCATTAAGGTGTTTCAGGGGAGCTTTGGAGGACCTACCCTCTATGAAAACCCAAGCTTCCAATCTCCTAACATG CACCGGCGACAGATCAGACTGGCGGCGGCGGCCCGAGTGCGCGAGAAGCAGATGGTGAAAGAGATGCAGAAAACGAAGAGGACGGAAGCGAAGGAGGATTTGAATAGAGATGTTACAGCCGACGTTTTCATGACCCCGGCGGAAGAAAAGTCGGTTCACATCGAGACGGAAGCTCCCCCGCCGAAAATCACAaagaagaacaaacacaaaccgTTCAAAAGACAAAGGATGGCTCGCAGGTAA
- the rad1 gene encoding cell cycle checkpoint protein RAD1 — protein sequence MPLSTQSQADDDQYVLMASMDNARNLSNILKAITFKEHAIFTATPNGLKVTVEDSKCLQANAFIQAEVFQEFTIKEDLVGFQINLTVLMDCLNIFGGSGVPGVLTALRMCYKGYGYPLTLFLEEGGVVTVCKINTQEPEEPIDFDFCNANVTNKVILLSESLKEAFSELDLTSEVLQITMSPNQPYFRLSTFGNSGNAHYDYPKDSDMMEVFQCTQTQTNRYKMSLLKPSTKALALSCKVSVRMDSRGFLSLQYLVRNDDGQICFVEFYCCPDEEVEEE from the exons ATGCCTCTATCGACGCAGTCGCAAGCAGACGATGATCAATATGTGTTAATGGCCAGTATGGATAATGCTCGCAACCTGtccaacatcctcaaagcaatcACCTTTAAAGAACACGCCATCTTCACTGCTACTCCCAATGGCCTAAAAGTCACTGTTGAGGACAGCAAATGTCTGCAAGCCAACGCCTTCATTCAG GCTGAGGTTTTTCAAGAATTCACCATCAAAGAAGATTTGGTGGGTTTTCAGATCAACCTCACAGTTCTGATGGACTGCCTGAACATCTTTGGAGGAAGCGGAGTGCCAG GAGTGCTAACAGCGCTGCGGATGTGCTATAAGGGGTATGGTTACCCTTTGACCCTCTTCctagaggagggaggagtggtGACTGTTTGTAAGATCAACACACAAGAACCAGAAGAGCCAATTGACTTTGATTTCTGCAACGCCAACGTCACAAACAAG GTGATCCTGCTGTCAGAGAGTCTGAAGGAAGCTTTTTCGGAACTTGATTTGACCAGTGAGGTGCTGCAGATTACCATGTCCCCGAACCAGCCGTACTTCAG GTTGTCCACATTTGGGAATTCTGGGAATGCCCATTATGATTATCCCAAAGACTCTGATATGATGGAGGTCTTCCAGTGCACCCAGACACAAACCAACAG GTACAAGATGTCCCTGCTGAAGCCTTCCACCAAGGCGCTAGCCCTGTCCTGTAAAGTCTCTGTGAGGATGGACAGCAGGGGCTTCCTGTCGCTGCAGTATCTGGTCAGGAACGATGATGGGCAGATCTGCTTTGTGGAGTTTTACTGTTGTCCCGAcgaggaggtggaagaggagtgA
- the dym gene encoding dymeclin → MGANTSHVSDLADNPSLKTLVGTEPMSENDPFWNQLISFTFISPTSSGDSKLLEEAVVPLAKILIQNNLRTGNFGALVRIFLGRTKELKISTECQDQLFIWQAHNALFMIRCLLKVFIREMNEDELHLQFSYQERAPGSCGETSSQSLLEELLSNLVHLIVEVPLLDITYSILFEAVTTLLVFFSYQLFHKDILRDGLIYRHIMKGRCLSLTSRLVKTLLYNFIRQEKCPPATHIFESKDEGGLLYGLASGVASGLWSVFTLGGSGSKAGVDQEHNPLPLSNQSLLLLLVLANLTDGPDWPNPYRQAITSFRNTQDTSSLSVEQPHTFQINFNSLYTALCEQQRSDQATLLLYTLLHQNANMRTYMLSRTDMENLVLPILEILYHVEDRNSHHVYMALIILLILTEDDTFNRSIHEVVLKNISWYTERSLTEISLGSLLILVVIRTIQFNMTRTRDKYLHTNCLAALANMSAQFRCLHQYAAQRIISLFALLSKKHNKVLEQATQSLRGRRGDSSALPDYAQDLNVIEEVIRMMLEIINSCLSNSLHHNPNLVYALLYKRELFEQFRTHPSFQDIMQNLDTVISFFSHRLEQAGSDLSVERVQEVIMKGAQALPTDRLKKFPELKFKYVEEEQPEDFFIPYVWSLVFNSGVGLHWSPHGIELFSMDSG, encoded by the exons ATGGGCGCCAACACCAGTCATGTCAGCGACCTGGCCGATAACCCCAGCCTCAAGACCCTGGTGGGCACCGAGCCCATGTCAGAGAATGATCCTTTCTGGAACCAGCTCATCTCCTTCACCTTCATCAGCCCCACcagcag CGGAGACTCCAAGCTGCTGGAAGAGGCCGTCGTCCCATTGGCCAAGATCCTCA TTCAAAACAATCTGCGAACGGGGAACTTCGGTGCGCTTGTGAGAATTTTCCTCGGAAGAACCAAAGAGCTGAAGATCTCCACAGAATGCCAGGA TCAGCTGTTTATCTGGCAGGCCCACAATGCATTGTTCATGATCCGCTGCCTGCTCAAAGTCTTCATCAGGGAGATGAACGAAGATGAGCTGCACCTGCAGTTCTCCTACCAGGAGAGGGCGCCGGGCTCCTGTGGAG AAACCAGCAGCCAGAgcctcctggaggagctgctgtccAACCTGGTGCACCTGATTGTTGAAGTACCCCTGCT AGACATCACCTACAGCATCCTGTTCGAGGCGGTGACCACGCTGCTGGTGTTCTTCTCCTATCAGCTGTTCCACAAAGACATCCTGCGAGACGGATTAATCTACCGACACATCATGAAGGGACGTTG CTTGTCTCTGACCAGCCGGCTGGTGAAGACGCTGCTCTACAACTTCATCCGGCAGGAGAAGTGTCCTCCAGCGACACACATCTTTGAGTCCAAAGACGAGGGAGGTCTGCTGTACGGCCTGGCGTCAGGGGTGGCGA gtgGGCTGTGGAGCGTCTTCACATTGGGTGGATCTGGCAGCAAAGCCGGGGTAGACCAGGAACACAACCCATTACCTTTATCCAATCAGAGCCTTCTGTTACTGCTGGTCCTGGCCAATCTGACGGACGGCCCCGACTGGCCCAACCCCTACCGGCAGGCGATCACCTCTTTCAGGAACACGCAAG ACACGTCGTCGCTGTCGGTGGAGCAGCCGCACACCTTCCAGATCAACTTCAACAGTCTGTACACGGCGCTGTGCGAGCAGCAGCGCTCCGACCAGGCCACGCTGCTGCTCTACACCCTCCTCCACCAGAACGCCAACATGAGGACCTACATGCTCTCCAGGACCGACATGGAGAATCTG gTGCTGCCCATCCTAGAGATCCTGTATCACGTGGAGGACAGGAACTCTCATCACGTCTACATGGCCCTCATTATTCTGCTCATCCTCACAGAGGACGACACCTTCAATCGCTCCATACACGAGGTG GTGCTGAAGAACATCTCCTGGTACACCGAGAGGTCACTGACGGAGATCTCCCTGGGGAGTCTCCTCATCCTGGTGGTGATCCGCACCATCCAGTTCAACATGACGCGGACTCGG GATAAATACCTTCACACCAACTGTCTGGCCGCTCTCGCCAACATGTCGGCGCAGTTTCGATGTCTCCACCAGTACGCCGCCCAGCGCATCATCAG TTTGTTTGCTCTGCTTTCCAAAAAGCACAACAAGGTTCTGGAGCAGGCGACCCAGTCCCTGAGAGGCAGGCGGGGGGACAGCAGCGCCCTGCCCGACTAC gccCAGGACCTGAATGTGATCGAGGAGGTGATCCGAATGATGCTGGAAATCATCAACTCCTGCTTGAGCAACTCTCTCCACCACAACCCCAACCTGGTGTACGCGCTGCTCTACAAGAGGGAGCTGTTCGAGCAGTTCAGGACGCACCCCTCCTTCCAGGACATCATGCAGAACCTGGACACG GTGATCAGCTTCTTCAGTCATCGTCTGGAACAGGCTGGGAGTGACCTGTCGGTGGAGAGGGTTCAGGAGGTCATCATGAAGGGCGCCCAGGCCCTGCCCACCGACAGACTgaag aagTTCCCGGAGCTGAAGTTCAAGTacgtggaggaggagcagcccGAGGACTTCTTCATCCCCTACGTCTGGTCGCTGGTCTTCAACTCGGGCGTCGGCCTCCACTGGAGCCCCCACGGCATCGAGCTGTTCAGCATGGACTCCGGCTga